In a genomic window of Roseicitreum antarcticum:
- a CDS encoding GntR family transcriptional regulator, protein MTPPRSPAAADAPAKKTLASRVAMAVREDIMSGALPPGGKLNLDALRRTFGISVSSVREGIGKLVTDGLVTFEEHRGYRIAPVSGPHLVEVTVLRAELEGLALRQSIARGGVKWESDVLGALYRLTHTSRDGDGDGAVGGAGGAAQGSSVQGSFAQGNAGQKNLAQKSLAQSWEAVHRAFHRSLLVQCGMPQLLQFCDVLHHQHERYRRMDRALGAAATGDRDADAEHSAIADAAVKHDAALAVQRLDAHIRRNGAALLDRLGAAGALPPAG, encoded by the coding sequence ATGACCCCGCCCCGATCCCCTGCTGCTGCCGATGCCCCGGCAAAGAAGACGCTGGCCAGCCGCGTGGCAATGGCCGTGCGCGAGGACATCATGTCGGGCGCGCTGCCGCCCGGGGGCAAGCTGAACCTTGATGCACTGCGGCGGACCTTCGGGATCAGTGTCTCTTCGGTGCGCGAGGGGATCGGCAAGCTGGTTACCGACGGGCTGGTGACGTTCGAGGAACACCGAGGGTACCGGATCGCCCCGGTCTCGGGCCCGCATCTGGTCGAGGTGACGGTGCTGCGCGCCGAACTGGAGGGGCTGGCGTTGCGCCAGTCCATCGCACGGGGCGGGGTGAAATGGGAAAGTGACGTACTGGGTGCGCTGTACCGGCTGACGCATACGTCAAGGGATGGCGATGGCGATGGCGCTGTCGGCGGGGCAGGGGGGGCCGCGCAAGGGAGCTCTGTGCAAGGGAGTTTTGCGCAGGGGAACGCGGGGCAGAAGAACCTCGCGCAGAAAAGCCTCGCGCAGTCATGGGAGGCGGTGCATCGCGCGTTTCACCGCAGCCTGCTGGTGCAATGCGGGATGCCGCAGCTTTTGCAGTTTTGCGACGTGCTGCACCATCAGCATGAACGTTACCGCCGGATGGACCGGGCGCTTGGCGCGGCGGCGACGGGCGACCGGGACGCTGATGCCGAACACAGCGCCATCGCCGATGCCGCCGTCAAGCACGACGCCGCGCTGGCCGTGCAACGGCTGGACGCGCATATCCGGCGCAACGGGGCAGCGTTGCTGGATCGGCTGGGCGCCGCCGGGGCGCTGCCGCCTGCGGGTTAA
- a CDS encoding aldose epimerase family protein translates to MTVTHSDFGTHDGRPVGLWTVTAQTALGQVAFCVTDFGATLQRVTLPDARGNPTDIALGYDTLAEYATGGSYFGAIAGRYANRIRGGHCTVAGAELHLTPNEGANHLHGGPEGFHRQIWDATPLPDGDGVALHLISPDGDMGYPGTLSLSVTYRITDTGALHVEMTGTTDRPTLCNPAQHSLWNLGGHAGAPVTDHIAHLSAGFYTPVDAGLIPTGEVASVLDTPFDFRAAKPIGRDLMAASDIGYDHNFVLGLPGADGLRDCARVLCPANGLGVVLRTTEPGVQFYTGGHMGADSPGKDGARYGPFSGFALETQKFPDSPNLAHFPQATLMPDARYHHRMTFDFFHEG, encoded by the coding sequence ATGACCGTCACCCACAGCGACTTTGGAACCCATGACGGTCGGCCCGTCGGGCTCTGGACTGTTACGGCACAAACCGCGCTGGGGCAGGTCGCATTCTGCGTCACCGATTTCGGTGCCACGCTGCAACGCGTCACCCTGCCCGATGCGCGGGGCAACCCCACGGACATCGCGCTGGGATATGACACGCTGGCGGAATACGCCACCGGGGGCAGCTATTTCGGCGCCATTGCCGGGCGCTATGCCAACCGCATCCGGGGTGGGCACTGCACCGTCGCGGGCGCAGAGCTGCACCTGACCCCGAATGAGGGCGCAAACCACCTGCACGGCGGGCCTGAGGGCTTTCACCGCCAGATATGGGACGCCACCCCCTTGCCCGATGGTGACGGCGTGGCGCTGCACCTGATTTCGCCTGATGGCGACATGGGCTATCCCGGCACGCTCAGCCTGTCGGTCACCTACCGCATCACCGACACCGGCGCACTGCATGTCGAGATGACGGGCACCACCGACCGCCCGACGCTGTGCAACCCCGCGCAGCACAGCCTTTGGAACCTTGGCGGCCATGCAGGCGCGCCGGTGACGGACCATATCGCGCACCTGTCGGCCGGCTTCTATACGCCGGTGGATGCAGGCCTGATCCCTACGGGTGAGGTTGCAAGCGTCCTGGACACCCCGTTCGATTTCCGCGCCGCCAAACCCATCGGGCGTGACCTGATGGCCGCATCCGACATCGGCTATGACCATAATTTCGTGCTGGGGCTGCCCGGGGCCGACGGGCTGCGCGATTGCGCGCGCGTCCTGTGTCCTGCCAACGGGCTGGGCGTGGTGCTGCGCACGACAGAGCCCGGCGTACAATTCTATACCGGCGGGCATATGGGTGCAGACAGCCCGGGCAAGGACGGCGCCCGCTATGGCCCCTTCAGCGGCTTTGCACTGGAAACGCAGAAATTCCCCGACAGCCCGAACCTCGCGCATTTCCCACAAGCCACGCTGATGCCCGATGCACGCTACCACCACCGCATGACGTTCGATTTCTTCCATGAGGGGTAA
- a CDS encoding efflux RND transporter permease subunit, translating to MSLSDIFIKRPVLSTVLGLMILLVGLQGLFGLQIRQYPQVDETVITITTVYPGAAPDLIQGFVTAPIAAAVATTEGVDYVTTQSRPSASVVTVNMQLGSNPDTALTEVMSKVQQVRAQLPQDAQDPSIVKGTGMTFATMYLGVKNPNMTPEQVTEYIERVIRPRMSTIDGVAEAQVMGAASYAMRIWIDPVRLAGQGLTALDVQGAINSANFLSAPGRTRNEFVSYSITMESTLQTPEEFGALPISGTGDAVVRLRDVARIELAAESSDMVVTFDGEPGTFIGVFPAPGANPLDTAAAVVDELPALQASLPDGMTITLVYDATEQISASITEVLRTIIEATLIVGIVILIFMGSFRSVLMPLMAIPLSLVGVLFILFLMGYSINLLTLLAMVLAIGLVVDDAIIVVENIQRHIDDGLSPRQAAFVSMKELFGSIIAMMLTLIAVFMPLFFTAGLTGALFREFAVTLAGAVFISGVVALTISPMLAARVLKKGGHNRFQGAIDRGFQRVEGWYERRLASSFDYRPVTMLMVVVLVGVTGYLFTKTSGELAPEEDSGALFSIISAPSYATIDYTRGYVEEMRALTSEIPEVATDFSIVGFGGATNSGIMLWAMEDWADRDRTQAQIQGDIQGRIGGVTGVQAFVFAPPTLPGAGGGLPISLVVQSTGDPAQVYEVAEEIRAQAQASGQFIVVQNSLNYDAAQVVITIDRDRAAALNLPASQIGAALSLLVGDGSIAQFDRDSNSYDVIMQVPAEYRDNPERLGEFYVRATTGDMVPLSAVITTGRKASAGAIEQFNQLNSATLTALPLPGVSTGQGLATIEDIARPLLPDGFFIDYAGQSRLEKSEGSSIVLAFVLAIVVIYLVLAAQFESFRDPFIILMSVPLAIFGVIVPLNLGLGTLNIYTQVGLITLIGLITKHGILLVEFANQLRRDQGLSRAAGIVASARLRLRPILMTTLATALGVVPLMTADGAGAAARFAMGLVIFSGITVGTLFTLFVVPMFYTLISPKENVAEAEGPEAEAPAGGHPEGPAAPAPGA from the coding sequence ATGAGCCTTTCAGACATCTTCATCAAGCGCCCGGTCCTGTCCACCGTGCTGGGCCTCATGATCCTGCTGGTGGGGCTTCAGGGCCTGTTCGGCCTGCAAATCCGCCAGTATCCTCAGGTGGATGAAACGGTCATCACCATCACCACGGTCTATCCCGGGGCCGCGCCTGACCTGATCCAGGGCTTTGTCACCGCGCCCATCGCGGCGGCGGTCGCCACCACCGAAGGGGTCGACTACGTCACCACGCAGTCGCGCCCCTCCGCGTCGGTCGTGACGGTCAACATGCAGTTGGGCTCGAACCCCGACACCGCGCTGACCGAAGTCATGTCCAAGGTGCAGCAGGTCCGCGCACAACTGCCGCAAGACGCGCAGGACCCCAGCATCGTCAAGGGCACGGGCATGACCTTTGCCACGATGTATCTGGGCGTGAAGAACCCCAACATGACCCCCGAACAGGTCACCGAATACATCGAACGCGTGATCCGCCCGCGCATGTCCACCATCGACGGCGTGGCCGAGGCCCAAGTCATGGGCGCGGCCAGCTATGCCATGCGCATCTGGATCGACCCGGTGCGGCTGGCGGGGCAGGGCCTGACCGCCCTGGATGTGCAGGGCGCCATCAACAGCGCCAACTTCCTGTCCGCGCCCGGGCGCACGCGCAACGAATTCGTGAGCTATTCCATCACCATGGAATCCACCCTGCAAACGCCCGAGGAATTCGGCGCGCTGCCGATTTCCGGCACCGGCGACGCGGTGGTGCGGCTGCGCGACGTGGCCCGCATCGAACTGGCCGCCGAATCCAGCGACATGGTGGTGACCTTCGACGGCGAGCCCGGCACTTTCATCGGGGTCTTCCCCGCGCCCGGCGCCAACCCGCTGGATACCGCCGCCGCCGTGGTGGACGAACTGCCCGCGCTTCAGGCAAGCCTGCCCGATGGCATGACCATCACGCTGGTCTATGACGCGACCGAACAGATCTCGGCGTCGATCACCGAAGTGCTGCGCACCATCATCGAGGCGACGCTGATCGTCGGCATCGTCATCTTGATCTTCATGGGGTCCTTCCGGTCGGTCCTGATGCCGCTGATGGCGATCCCGCTGTCGCTGGTGGGGGTGTTGTTCATCCTTTTCCTGATGGGCTATTCCATCAACCTGCTGACCCTTCTGGCCATGGTGCTGGCCATCGGGCTGGTGGTGGATGACGCGATTATCGTGGTCGAAAACATCCAGCGCCATATCGACGACGGCCTGTCGCCGCGTCAGGCGGCCTTCGTATCGATGAAGGAACTCTTCGGGTCGATCATCGCGATGATGCTGACGTTGATCGCGGTCTTCATGCCGCTGTTTTTCACCGCTGGCCTGACCGGCGCGCTGTTCCGCGAATTTGCGGTGACGCTGGCCGGGGCGGTCTTCATCTCGGGCGTGGTGGCGCTGACGATCTCGCCGATGCTGGCGGCGCGGGTATTGAAAAAAGGCGGGCACAACCGCTTTCAGGGCGCCATTGACCGGGGCTTTCAGCGCGTCGAGGGCTGGTATGAGCGTCGCCTGGCGTCTTCCTTCGATTACCGCCCCGTCACCATGCTGATGGTCGTGGTGCTGGTGGGCGTCACCGGCTACCTGTTCACCAAGACCTCGGGCGAGCTTGCGCCAGAGGAAGATTCCGGTGCGCTCTTCTCGATCATCAGCGCGCCGTCTTATGCGACCATCGACTACACCCGCGGCTATGTCGAAGAAATGCGCGCCCTGACCAGTGAGATACCAGAGGTCGCGACCGACTTTTCCATCGTCGGTTTCGGCGGGGCCACCAATTCGGGCATCATGCTGTGGGCGATGGAGGACTGGGCCGACCGCGACCGCACGCAGGCCCAGATTCAGGGCGACATTCAGGGCCGCATCGGCGGCGTGACAGGGGTGCAGGCCTTCGTCTTCGCGCCCCCTACCCTGCCTGGCGCGGGGGGTGGCTTGCCGATCTCGCTCGTGGTGCAATCCACCGGCGACCCCGCGCAGGTCTATGAGGTGGCCGAGGAAATCCGCGCGCAGGCGCAGGCTTCGGGCCAGTTCATCGTGGTGCAGAACTCGCTCAACTATGATGCAGCCCAGGTTGTCATCACCATCGACCGCGACCGCGCTGCGGCGCTGAACCTGCCCGCGTCCCAGATCGGCGCAGCGCTGAGCCTGCTGGTCGGCGACGGGTCCATCGCGCAGTTCGACCGCGACAGCAACAGCTATGATGTCATCATGCAGGTGCCTGCGGAATACCGCGACAATCCCGAACGGCTGGGCGAATTCTACGTCCGCGCCACCACCGGCGACATGGTGCCGCTGTCGGCGGTGATCACCACCGGGCGCAAGGCCAGTGCCGGCGCGATCGAACAGTTCAACCAGCTCAATTCCGCGACGCTGACCGCGCTGCCGCTGCCGGGCGTGTCCACCGGGCAGGGGCTGGCCACGATCGAGGATATCGCCCGCCCGCTGTTGCCTGACGGCTTTTTCATCGACTATGCCGGGCAATCGCGGCTGGAGAAATCCGAGGGCAGTTCCATCGTGCTCGCCTTCGTGCTTGCAATCGTTGTGATCTATCTGGTGCTGGCCGCGCAGTTTGAAAGCTTCCGTGACCCGTTCATCATCCTGATGTCGGTGCCGCTGGCGATCTTTGGCGTGATCGTGCCGCTGAACCTGGGGCTGGGAACGCTGAACATCTACACGCAGGTGGGGCTGATCACGCTGATCGGCCTGATCACCAAGCACGGCATCTTGCTGGTGGAATTCGCCAACCAGTTGCGGCGCGATCAGGGCCTCAGCCGGGCGGCGGGCATCGTGGCATCTGCCCGCCTGCGGCTGCGCCCGATCTTGATGACCACGCTGGCCACCGCGCTGGGGGTCGTGCCCCTGATGACCGCCGATGGCGCAGGGGCGGCGGCGCGCTTTGCCATGGGGCTGGTGATCTTTTCGGGCATCACTGTGGGGACGCTGTTCACCCTGTTCGTGGTGCCGATGTTCTATACGCTGATCTCGCCGAAAGAGAATGTGGCTGAGGCCGAGGGCCCCGAGGCTGAGGCGCCTGCCGGGGGGCACCCTGAGGGACCGGCAGCCCCCGCCCCCGGCGCCTGA